CGGCTGTCGAGGCCGCTGAAGAACCTGGTGACGCCCCCGAGGCCGAAGCCACCGAAGAAACCGAAGTAAGCGAAGAAACCCCAGAAACCGAGGCGTCAGCCGACGCCGCCGATGAGTCCGGCGATGCCGGTGAAGAACAGGAGGCCTGATCATGGCTACCAAGGATGAGATTCTCGACGCGATCGGCGCCATGAGCGTCCTCGAGCTGAGCGAACTGCTGTCGGAGTTCGAAGAGAAGTTCGGCGTGACCGCGGCCGCTCCGGTTGCCGTCGCTGCGGCGCCCGGCGCCGGTGGTGGCGATGCCGCTGCGGAGGAGGAGAAGGACTCCTTCGACGTCGTGCTCACCAGCGCCGGCGACAAGAAGATTCAGGTCATCAAGGAGGTCCGCGGTCTCACGTCCCTCGGGCTCAAGGAGGCCAAGGAGCTCGTGGACAGCGCCCCCAAGCCGATCCTCGAAGGTGCGTCCAAGGCTGACGCCGAGAAGGCCAAGGAGGCCCTCGAAGCTGCCGGCGGCACCGTCGAACTCCAGTAGTACCTGCCCCTCGGGGCACGCGCTGTTGCAGACCGCGCCGGCCTTCGGGTCGGCGCGGTTCGCTGTTTTCGCCCGCTGCGTGGCTCTAGGGTGCGAATGTGCCTGACACTGTCCCCCTCACCCCCGTCTCCCATGTGAACGTCGTCGCGGTCGGGGAGGAGCTGCTCGTCACGTGGCGGGGTGGATCCGACGAGATGTCGGTGTTCCTCTCGGCCGACCCCGATGACGCCGGTACCGATGTACGGGCCCCCGACGCACCCGGGCATGTCGCACTGCCGATGCCGCGGCACAGGGCCTACGTCCATCTGTTCGAACCGACGCAGGGCTTCGTCGTCGCGGCCGAACGTCGTCTCGCCATGGACGGACCGGCGAACTTCCGTGATCTCGGCGGCTATCCGACCCTGGACGACTCGTGGACCCGGTGGGGACGGGTCTTTCGCAGTGACGGGCTCCATGCCCTCAGCGCCGCCGATCACG
This is a stretch of genomic DNA from Acidimicrobiales bacterium. It encodes these proteins:
- the rplL gene encoding 50S ribosomal protein L7/L12, which encodes MMATKDEILDAIGAMSVLELSELLSEFEEKFGVTAAAPVAVAAAPGAGGGDAAAEEEKDSFDVVLTSAGDKKIQVIKEVRGLTSLGLKEAKELVDSAPKPILEGASKADAEKAKEALEAAGGTVELQ